Within Pseudobacteroides sp., the genomic segment TCAGTATCTGTTTCTCCAATACTGCTTATGCAGTAAATCTTCGTCTCATCAGGTGTAAACTCGTAAGCATCAATTTCTCCTGCATAGCTTATACACCCATATGTCTGAATCGGCAACTTTATTGGTTGATTTGGAGGTGTATTTGGTGGTAACTTCTTACCAGGCGATTTTCTTTCTTGTGGAAGATTAGTACCAAATTTCAGTTGCTCAATTATTTGGCTAACAATATTTGATATTTGCAAATCAATATCACCGCCCGTATAAACAGAATAACACCTTCCACCTGTAATACTAGCAATTTCATTAAGAAGCTGCGACTTACCTATTGATACACACAAAACCTTAATTTTCTTGCTTGCCAAGGTTTTTGCATACTCAATAATTTGAGTATAACTATTATTATTATCTCCTCCATCAGACAACAGAAGAAGATACTTGTCGCATTTACTGTTTAATATTATCGCTTCTCCTTCTTTAAGTCCACATAGGATATCTGTACTATTGTATCCATCAGCTGATTTTATTGCATTAATAATATCATTTTTGTCTGCTGATAAATCAATTGCCTTTCTTGCAAACCCAGAGAACTTTACAACTCCGAATTCATTACCAAACTCAATTACCTTCTCAACAATATTAGTTGCGATGTTTTTAACAATACTGTATGAACTAATGCTTAAGACCCTTTCTCATATTGAAATTGGGCATAATGACACCATTGAGGTTGTATTCCTTGTAGAGCAAAGATGATCTAATGAAAAGATACAATTGCCATGAAAAATTTTAAATGTTCCATGGTCAACCGTAATACACGTATAACATAAAAAATGCACTGCTGGTTTTGCTGAATAAGCAACAGCATATTTGTATTGTCTGTCAAAAAATCTACATATCTTAAATTTTCAAGAATAGAATATCTATAGTTATAAAAATTGCGAGATGTACAGTGAAAACCAAAATGATAATCATAAATAAAAAAGGATTTCTTATATCAGTTACAGTTTTACTTTCAGTAATTCTTATAATGGTGATTTGTATCTACAAATTTTCGAGTATAAAAACAGATTTGTTCAATGACCCCAAAAATGGAGTAATCATTGTAGACCCTGGGCACGGTGGAATTGATGGAGGGACTTCAAGTAATAATTTATTAGAAAAGGATATAAATCTCGATATTGCTAAAAGGGTAAAGGCTACTTTAGAAGCGAGGGGCTATACTGTAGTTCTGACAAGGAATGCTGATGTTTCTTTAGATAAACTTTATGAAGGAACAGGCAATAGACATCAGAGGGATTTAAAAGCTCGGGCAAATATAATAAACAAAAGTAATGCCCAACTTTTCTTAAGTATTCATGGTAATTGCCATTTAAAAAATCTTGATGCAGACGGGGCTATTGTACTTTATAATGAAAAATTTACTCAAAATAAGGAACTGGCCTACTTTGTGCAGAGAGCTTTAAACAGCATGATTATAGAAGGTAAAAAGAGAACAACTCATGATCCTCAAAAAACTGATACTTTATACTTATTAAAGTGCTCGTCTATACCTGGTATTCTAATCGAAACGGTATTTCTTTCAAATGCCAGAGAAAGAGAACTATTACTTAAGGATGAATTTAGAGAAGGTATTGCTAATGCAATTGTTATCGGTGTCGAAAAATACCTTAAAGAAGAGGAAAGGGTATTTAGGGGATAGTTTATTTAGCTCACATAGAAAATCTTATGGAAAGAGAGATTACATAGAATGAAGAGATTTAATTGCCTGATAGTCATTACCAAAAGGACTTTTAGAATATTTCTTACGATAACAATTGTTGCAGTCTCCTCCATTACTTTTGCCTACTATTATTTTAATAAAGATTTCGGAACGCATGACTTTACTACATCAGTAAACACGATTAAACAGGATATATCAAAACCATTGGTTCAGAAAGGTAAATTGGCAATCATAATAGATGATTTCGGTCAAAACCGTAAAGGCATTGACGAAATGATGTCAATAAAAAGACACCTAACCTTTGCAGTAATGCCGTTTCTTACTTACTCCGCTGCAGATGCATCAAATGCACACAAAAAAGGGTATGAAGTTATTGTTCATCTACCTTTAGAAGCAAAAAATGCTCCTTTAAGCTGGGTTGGACCAAGGCCAATATTAGCAAATATGAAAAATGATGAAATAAAGCAAATTACTTTGGATGCTTTTGAAAATATTCCTTATGCAGTTGGGGCTAATATACATATGGGCTCCAAGGCGGCCAATGAAGAACATGTAATATCAAGCATTTTGGATATAATTAAAGAAAAGAATTTATATTTCGTGGATAGCCGGGCGGAAGACCATCCTATAGCAAAGAAAATCGCCAATGATAGAGGTATTCTTTGTTATGACAGAGATGTTTTTTTAGATGGTAACAAACCAAAAGCCTATATTCTTAAGCAGTTGCGAAAGGCTGGAGATATAGCATTAAAAAGAGGAGAAGCAGTTGCAATTGGGCATGTTGGAACAGAAGGGGGGAAACCGACAGCAGATGCAATTTCTGAAATGCTTTCTGAATTTGATGATAAAAATATCCAACTTGTTTTTGTTTCTGAACTATGTAAATAAAAAATTTATTACAAGTTAGTGGATATCCTGATTTTGAATAAACAGAAACAGCTTGAAATCATTATATAGTTTACGATGTGAACAATACTGATTACTCTTGGCGCACACAAGGTTGCAACCATGATCAAGGTTTCAGAGGAGCTTTTGAATGATAATGTGTTCAACCTTGAGGGATATATCTCCAAGGAGTTTGCAAGAAGGGTTGGAGCTGCGGAGGAAGCCGCCTTTATAAACGGAAACGGAACCGCAAAACCAACGGGGCTAATAGGAAGCGGAGAGGTAGGAGTTATAGCCGCATCCTCCACAGCAATTACCTTTGATGAAATCATCGACCTGTACTATTCTCTCCGTGAGCCATACAGGAATAATGCCGCATGGCTTATGAACGATTCAACCATCAAGGCTATAAGAAAGCTGAAGGATGGAACCGGGCAGTACTTGTGGCAGCCTGCTGTTCAGGCAGGACAGCCGGATACCGTTTTAAACAAGCCTGTAAAAACTTCATCTTCTGTTCCGACAATCCAGGCAGCAGCTAAGGCGATTGCCTTTGGTGACTTCAAATATTACTGGATTGCTGACAGGCAGGGCAGGAGCTTCCAAAGGCTCAATGAGCTTTATGCTGTTAACGGTCAGGTAGGATTCAGGGCTACACAGAGGGTTGACGGAAAGCTGACACTTGCTGAAGCGGTCAAGGTGCTTCAGATGAAAGCGTAGGTGACAGGTTATGAATACAACTAAAAACTATCACAAGGATGACGGAGATGTGTTTGTAGTAGGCGGAGAAATCAGTGTTGTTGATGAAGGGAAACTGACCTTTGACGGAACAGCGTTAAAACCCGCTGCAAACCAGGCAGACAGTTCTGCAAGCACAATTGCTGATTTAAGGTCTGACTTCAATTCCTTGTTAACAAAGCTCAAGGCCTCGGGCTTGATGCTGGTCGATGAATAAAGGAGAAAAAGACAAAGGGAGGCGGTAAATTTGATTTCACTTGAGGAAACAAAAGCATTTTTAAGGATTGACTCAAGCCACGAGGACGCTCTTATCACAAGTTTTATTACCTCTGCTGAGGAACTAAAGGGCAGGGTTGATGTGCAGAACCTACACAGAAGGCTTGAACTTCTAAACACTACAAAAAAATGGAGGTAATGGAGATGTCGAAAATAATTGAATTGACTGAAAAAAGGAACAAGCTTTGGGAATCCGCTAAGGCTTTTTTAAATGAGCGTGAAGGCAGTATGACAGCCGAGGACTTGAACCAGTCTGAAAAGATGGAAGAAGATATTGTCCTTATGAGAAGGGAAATTGAAGCTTTGGAGCCAGCAGAA encodes:
- a CDS encoding head-tail connector protein → MISLEETKAFLRIDSSHEDALITSFITSAEELKGRVDVQNLHRRLELLNTTKKWR
- a CDS encoding Head fiber protein, which produces MNTTKNYHKDDGDVFVVGGEISVVDEGKLTFDGTALKPAANQADSSASTIADLRSDFNSLLTKLKASGLMLVDE
- a CDS encoding divergent polysaccharide deacetylase family protein — encoded protein: MKRFNCLIVITKRTFRIFLTITIVAVSSITFAYYYFNKDFGTHDFTTSVNTIKQDISKPLVQKGKLAIIIDDFGQNRKGIDEMMSIKRHLTFAVMPFLTYSAADASNAHKKGYEVIVHLPLEAKNAPLSWVGPRPILANMKNDEIKQITLDAFENIPYAVGANIHMGSKAANEEHVISSILDIIKEKNLYFVDSRAEDHPIAKKIANDRGILCYDRDVFLDGNKPKAYILKQLRKAGDIALKRGEAVAIGHVGTEGGKPTADAISEMLSEFDDKNIQLVFVSELCK
- a CDS encoding vWA domain-containing protein gives rise to the protein MEFGNEFGVVKFSGFARKAIDLSADKNDIINAIKSADGYNSTDILCGLKEGEAIILNSKCDKYLLLLSDGGDNNNSYTQIIEYAKTLASKKIKVLCVSIGKSQLLNEIASITGGRCYSVYTGGDIDLQISNIVSQIIEQLKFGTNLPQERKSPGKKLPPNTPPNQPIKLPIQTYGCISYAGEIDAYEFTPDETKIYCISSIGETDT
- a CDS encoding N-acetylmuramoyl-L-alanine amidase, translating into MKTKMIIINKKGFLISVTVLLSVILIMVICIYKFSSIKTDLFNDPKNGVIIVDPGHGGIDGGTSSNNLLEKDINLDIAKRVKATLEARGYTVVLTRNADVSLDKLYEGTGNRHQRDLKARANIINKSNAQLFLSIHGNCHLKNLDADGAIVLYNEKFTQNKELAYFVQRALNSMIIEGKKRTTHDPQKTDTLYLLKCSSIPGILIETVFLSNARERELLLKDEFREGIANAIVIGVEKYLKEEERVFRG